The window GTTCTGGACGACGAGGGCGCCGGCCTTGTTGCGGACCTCGGTGGCCGCCTCGACGGACTCGTCCCAGAAGGCGCAGGGCTTGACGGAGGACGCGAAGTCGCCGTACAGCGGGTAGCGGCCCTTGTCCTCGATCGCCTCGCGCCGGTAGGTCTCCGGATCGCGGGGCCAGGCGGCGGAGTTGTCGCCGCAGACCACGGCGAGGAAGCCGGCCGTCATGTTGTCGGTGGGCGTGTCGGCGGTGGCGCGCGCCTCGGCGGCCCGGCCGGCCGCGGTGAACGGGCTGAGCTTCTTCGCGGCGGCGGGCTCACCGGCCGCGGCCTTCTTCAGCTCGACGACGGCCTCGCTGGCGTACCGCGGGGTGTGGACCGCGCCGCGCAGACCGCTGCGGATGTCGTCGCCGTCGACGGGCTGCCCGTCGATCACGATCGGCTCCTCGTCGGCCTGGGCGACCAGCTCCCAGAAGGTGCGGTCGACCTGCTTGGGGGTGGTGCCCAGGCCGTACTCCCCGGAGCGTTCGGCGGCCCACCCGGTCCACCGGTCGAAGGCGGGTTCGGCGCCCCACGCCCACCACTGGACCATGCCCCGCCAGGCCAGCGCGGGGTCGACGGCGCTGTCGAGCACGAACCGGTCGGCGCGCCGGGGGAACATCTGCGTGTAGACGGCGCCCAGGTAGGTGCCGTACGAGTAGCCGAGGTACGAGACCTTCTTCTCGCCGAGGACCGCCCGCAGCAGGTCCATGTCGCGGGCGGTGTTGCGGGTGGTGAGGTGCGGCAGGGTGTCGCCGGCCCGCCGGCGGCACTTGTCGGCGACGCCGCGCGCCCAGTCGACGTCCTTCTCGAAGGTCTCCTCCTTGTAGGGCCGCAGCCAGTCCTCCTCCTCCGGGCTCAGGCCGCAGGAGACCGGGCTGCTCCCACCGACGCCGCGCGGGTCGAAACCGACGAGGTCGTAGGTGGCGCGGGCCTTCTCGGGCAGCATCTCCTCCAGACTCAGCGGCATGTACAGCCCCGGCCCGCCGGGGCCGCCCGGGTTGGAGAGCAGGACGCCGTGCCGTTTGCCGGGCGCGGTGCTCCTGATCCGGGATATCGCCAGGTCGAGCTGTGCGCCCTCGGGCGCCCGGTAGTCCAGCGGCACCTTGATGGTGGCGCACTGGAACTCGGCCGGGGTGTCGGCCTGGCACCGTTTCCACCGGGGTTTCTGCTGGGTGTAGCGGTCGAGCCCGCGCTCCGCGGCGGCGGGGGCGGTGGCCTGCTGGGCAGCCGCGGCCTGCGGGGCGGCCAGCAGGGGGGCCAGCAGCGCCGCGACGCCGGCGGCGAGCACGGGCGGGAGACGTCGTCTGCGCACCTCGTCGTTCCTTCCGGTCGGGTGATCGGACAGGAGCGATCCTTCAGGCGGCACACCCCGGCGGGCATCGGCCGGGCGACCCCAACTCCCCTACGTCTCAAGGGTGATGTCCGGTACCGGGGTGGGTCTCGGGTCGTAGGTGACGGCTGCGGGTCTCAGGGCCGGCCGAGGGCCGTGTCGAGGACGCGGGACCACTGGGCGACGACCTTGCGGCGGCGGGCGGTGTCGTCGGTGAGGAGGTTGGCGAGGCCGAGGCCGCGCGCCATGTCGAGGAAGCCCTGGACGAGTTCGCGGACGCCGGGGCGGGACTCGTCGGCGTCGAGCAGGTCGACGGCGATGCGGTGGGTCTCGCGGCCGACGCGGGCCTCCAGCTCCGTGACGCGGGCGCCGAGCTGGGGCTCGTCGCCGGCGGCGACCCACAGGTGCAGGGCGGCCCGGAAGAGGTCGCCGGTGTAGAGGTCGACGAGGGCCTCGACGGCCTGGGCGCGGCCTTCGGGGGCGAGGGCGCGCAGGGCGGTGGAGCGTTCCTCGGCGACGTACTCGACGGCGGCGGTGAACAGGTCCTCACGGGTCGGGAAGTGGTGCTGGGCGGCGCCCCGGGAGACGCCGGCGCGTTCGGCGACGACGGAGACGGTGGAGCCGGCCCACCCGTGCTCGGCGAGGCAGGCCACGGCGGCGGCGAGCAGCCGCTGCCGGGTGGCGCGGCTGCGGTCCTGCTTGGGGGAGGTCACCACACCCATGCGGCATCCCGTCGTTCGAGGAAGGCGGTCATCCCTTCGCGCGCGTCGGCGGAGGCGAAGAGGCGTGCCGAGCGCTCCACCAGGTCGTCTCCGTCCCGGTCGAAGGCTGCCAGCACTGTAGCGGTGACCAGGCGCTTGGACTCGGCGAGCCCCTGCGGGGAGCCGCGCCGCAGCCCGTCGAGGACGGGGGCGAGCGCGGTGTCGACGTCCTCGCCGGTGAGGGTGAGCAGCCCGATCCGGGCGGCCTCCTCGGGGCCGAACTTCTCGCCGGTGAGGAAGTACCGGGCGGCCGCCGTCCGGTCGACGCGGGCCAGCAGCGGCAGCGAGATGACGGCGGGCGCGACCCCGATCCGCGCCTCGGTGAGGGCGAAGCTGGCGCCGGGGCCGCCCGCGGCGATGTCGCAGGAGGCGAGCAGTCCGAGGCCGCCCGCCCGGACGTGCCCGGCGACGCGGGCGACGACCGGCTTGTCCAGCGCGACGATCCGCCGCATGAGGGCCACCAGCGCGTGCGGGTCGGGCGGGTTCCGCAGGTCGGCCCCGGCGCAGAAGGTCGTCCCGGTGTGGGTGAGCCGCACGGCCCGTACGTCCGGGTCGGCCCCGGCCCGCTCCAGCGCGGTGTCGAGTTCGGCGACGAGCGCCTCCGAGAGGGCGTTGCGCCGCTCGGGCCGGTCCAGGGTGAGGGTGCGGATGCCCCGCTGGTCGCTCTGGAGGACGTACGCCATGGTGGGGGCCTCTCGGGTCGGGGCGGGCGGGAGCGGGTCGGGCCGTACGGGCGGGGCGGGGCACGCACACCGCCCTGGCGCGGGTCAGTAGGACTTGGGGAGGCCGAGGCTGCTGTGGGAGACGAAGTTGAGGATCATCTCGCGGCTGACAGGGGCGATGCGGGCGACGCGGGCACCGGTGATGAGGCGGGCCAGGCCGTACTCGCGGGTGAGACCGTTGCCGCCGAGGGTGTGCACGGCCTGGTCGACGGCGCGCACGCACGCCTCGCCGGCCGCGTACTTCGCCATGTTGGCGGCCTCCCCCGCGCCGAAGTCGTCGCCCGCGTCGTAGAGCGCGGCGGCGCGTTGCATCATCAGCTTGGCCAGCTCCAGCTCTATGTGGGCCTGGGCCAGGGGGTGGGCGATGGCCTGGTGGGAGCCGATGGGGGCCTTCCAGACGGTGCGTTCCTTGGCGTAGGCGACGGCCTTGGCCAGCGCGTGGCGGCCCATGCCGAGGGCGAAGGCGGCGGTCATGACGCGTTCGGGGTTGAGTCCGGCGAAGAGCTGGAGGAGGCCCGCGTCCTCGTCGCCGACGAGCCGGTCGGCGGGGAGCCGCACGTCGTCCAGGGTCAGTTCGAACTGCTTCTCGGCGGCGTCGATCTCCATCTCGATGTGCCGGCGTCCGAAGCCGGGCGCGTCGCGGTCGACGATGAAGAGACAGGGCTTGAGGCGGCCGGTGCGGGCGTCCTCGGTGCGGCCGACGATGAGGGTGGCGTCGGCGATGTCGACGCCGGAGACGAAGACCTTGCGGCCGTTCAGCACCCACTCGTCGCCGTCGCGGCGGGCGGTGGTGGTGATGCGGTGCGAGTTGGAGCCGGCGTCGGGTTCGGTGATGCCGAAGGCCATGGTGAGGGAGGCGTCGGCGAGCCCCGGCAGCCAGCGGCGCTTCTGTTCCTCGGTGCCGAACCGGGCGATGACGGTCCCGCAGATCGCGGGCGACACGATCATCATGAGCTGGGGGCAGCCGGCGGCGCCCATCTCCTCCAGGACCAGGGCGAGTTCGGTGATGCCGCCGCCTCCGCCGCCGTACTCCTCGGGGAGGTTGACGCCGAGGTGGCCGAGTTTCCCCGCCTCGGCCCAGACGGCGGCGGGGTCGGCGTCGGGTCCGTGCTTGGCTCCGAGGGCGGCGACGGCGGCGCGCAGGTCGCGCAGTTCCTCGGACTCGATCAGGGTGGCGGTGGTGGTCACGCTGGTTCCTCCTGGACGACGGCGAGCAGGGCGCCGACCTCGACCTGGTGGCCGGGGCGGGCGTGGAGCGCGGTGAGGGTGCCGGAGGCGGGGGCGAGGATGCAGTGCTCCATCTTCATCGCCTCCAGCCAGACGAGGGGCTGGCCTTCGGTGACGGCGCCGCCTTCGGCGAGGCCGTCGGCGACGCGGACGACGGTGCCGGGCATCGGGGCGAGCAGCGAGCCGGGGGCCTGCCGGGGGGCGGTGTCGGGGTGGCGGGGGACGGGGGTGAGGCTCCGGCCGCCGTGCGGCCCGTCGACGTGGACGCGCCCGCCGGCCCGGCTGACCGCGTACCGCCGCTCGACGCCGCCCGCCTCGGCCCCGTCGGCGAGGACGACGCCGTCCGGTGCGACGGAGACGACCCGCGGGTCGCCGGCCTCGGGCAGGGTCCAGTGGTGGCGGCCGGGCCGGTAGCGGATCTCGTACTCCGTACCGTCGTCGGCGCGGTAGCGGCGTACGGGGTCCTCGGAGCGGAGGTTGCGCCAGGCTCCGGCGGCGAGCCGGGAGCCCGCGGCGGCCTGGGCGGCGTCGGCGAGGGCGGCCGCGACGGCGGCGTGGCGGCCGTCGTCCGCGGCACGGGTGAGGGTGCCGAGGTGGCGGGTGTAGAAGGCGGTGTCGAGTCCGGCGAGGGTGCGGAAGTCGGGGTGTTCCAGGGAGCGGACGAGCAGGTCGCGGTTGGTGGCCGGGCCGTGCAGGCGGGCCCGGGCGAGGGCGCCGGCCAGACGGCGGACGGCGGCGGCGCGGGTGGGGCCCCAGGCGATGACCTTGGCGAGCATCGCGTCGTAGTGGACGCCGACGGTGTCCCCGGCCTCGTAGCCCGCGTCGAGCCGCAGGGGGGCCGGTTCGCGGCCGGGCAGGTGGGCGCGGTCGGCACCGGGCACGTCGAGGCGGTGGACGGTGCCGGTCTGCGGGGCCCAGCCGGCGGCCGGGTCCTCGGCGTACAGGCGGGCCTCGACGGCGTGGCCGTGGGCCGGGGGCGGCGCGGCCGGCAGTGCCTGGCCCTCGGCGACGGCGAGTTGCAGGGCGACCAGGTCGACGCCGTGGACGGCCTCGGTGACGGGGTGCTCGACCTGGAGGCGGGTGTTCATCTCCAGGAAGTACGCCTGGCCGTCGGCGACGAGGAACTCGACGGTGCCGGCGCCGGTGTAGCCGATGGCGCGGGCGGCGGCGGTGGCGGCCTCGTGGAGCCGCGCGCGCAGGGCGTCGGCAAGGCCCGGGGCGGGGGCTTCCTCGATGACCTTCTGGTGGCGGCGCTGGAGGGAGCAGTCGCGGGTGCCGAGCGCGAGGACGGTGCCGTGCCGGTCGCCGAGGATCTGCACCTCGACATGGCGGCCCGACGGCAGGTAGGGCTCGACGAGGACCTCGCCGTCACCGAAGGCGGAGAGGGCCTCGGCGGCGGCCGCCTCCAGGGCGGCGGGCAGTTCGTCGAGGGCGTCGACGACGCGCATGCCGCGTCCGCCGCCGCCCGCGGCCGCCTTGACGAGGACGGGCAGGTCGGCCTCGGTGACGGCGCCGGGATCGAGCGGGCCGAGCAGCGGCACTCCGGCGTCGGCCATGAGTCTCTTGGCGCGCGTCTTGGAGGCCATCGCCTCGATCGCCTCGGGGTCGGGGCCGATCCAGATGAGCCCGGCGTCCCGCACGGCGCGGGCGAAGGCGGCGTTCTCGGAGAGGAAGCCGTAGCCGGGGTGGACGGCGTCGGCTCCGGCGGCGCGGGCGGCGGCGATGACGAGGTCGCCGCGCAGGTAGGTGTCGGCGGGGGCGTCGCCGGGGAGCCGCACGGCGGCGCCGGCCTCGCGGACGTGGGCGGCCGAGGCGTCGGGGTCGGCGTAGACGGCGACGGTGGTCAGGCCCAGGTGGTGGCAAGTGCGCAGGACACGGCGGGCTATCTCGCCCCGGTTGGCGACCAGGACGCGG is drawn from Streptomyces diastaticus subsp. diastaticus and contains these coding sequences:
- a CDS encoding enoyl-CoA hydratase family protein, whose translation is MAYVLQSDQRGIRTLTLDRPERRNALSEALVAELDTALERAGADPDVRAVRLTHTGTTFCAGADLRNPPDPHALVALMRRIVALDKPVVARVAGHVRAGGLGLLASCDIAAGGPGASFALTEARIGVAPAVISLPLLARVDRTAAARYFLTGEKFGPEEAARIGLLTLTGEDVDTALAPVLDGLRRGSPQGLAESKRLVTATVLAAFDRDGDDLVERSARLFASADAREGMTAFLERRDAAWVW
- a CDS encoding alpha/beta hydrolase yields the protein MLAAGVAALLAPLLAAPQAAAAQQATAPAAAERGLDRYTQQKPRWKRCQADTPAEFQCATIKVPLDYRAPEGAQLDLAISRIRSTAPGKRHGVLLSNPGGPGGPGLYMPLSLEEMLPEKARATYDLVGFDPRGVGGSSPVSCGLSPEEEDWLRPYKEETFEKDVDWARGVADKCRRRAGDTLPHLTTRNTARDMDLLRAVLGEKKVSYLGYSYGTYLGAVYTQMFPRRADRFVLDSAVDPALAWRGMVQWWAWGAEPAFDRWTGWAAERSGEYGLGTTPKQVDRTFWELVAQADEEPIVIDGQPVDGDDIRSGLRGAVHTPRYASEAVVELKKAAAGEPAAAKKLSPFTAAGRAAEARATADTPTDNMTAGFLAVVCGDNSAAWPRDPETYRREAIEDKGRYPLYGDFASSVKPCAFWDESVEAATEVRNKAGALVVQNEWDSQTPLPSGQALHADLKGSKMVTVRGGEGHGVYPSGNTCTDGTVDRYLLTGRLPAEDVTCRATPESNAEAREDRPGTLPGSPLPERAPDRF
- a CDS encoding acetyl/propionyl/methylcrotonyl-CoA carboxylase subunit alpha translates to MTTTPSRHPATPDRPLTRVLVANRGEIARRVLRTCHHLGLTTVAVYADPDASAAHVREAGAAVRLPGDAPADTYLRGDLVIAAARAAGADAVHPGYGFLSENAAFARAVRDAGLIWIGPDPEAIEAMASKTRAKRLMADAGVPLLGPLDPGAVTEADLPVLVKAAAGGGGRGMRVVDALDELPAALEAAAAEALSAFGDGEVLVEPYLPSGRHVEVQILGDRHGTVLALGTRDCSLQRRHQKVIEEAPAPGLADALRARLHEAATAAARAIGYTGAGTVEFLVADGQAYFLEMNTRLQVEHPVTEAVHGVDLVALQLAVAEGQALPAAPPPAHGHAVEARLYAEDPAAGWAPQTGTVHRLDVPGADRAHLPGREPAPLRLDAGYEAGDTVGVHYDAMLAKVIAWGPTRAAAVRRLAGALARARLHGPATNRDLLVRSLEHPDFRTLAGLDTAFYTRHLGTLTRAADDGRHAAVAAALADAAQAAAGSRLAAGAWRNLRSEDPVRRYRADDGTEYEIRYRPGRHHWTLPEAGDPRVVSVAPDGVVLADGAEAGGVERRYAVSRAGGRVHVDGPHGGRSLTPVPRHPDTAPRQAPGSLLAPMPGTVVRVADGLAEGGAVTEGQPLVWLEAMKMEHCILAPASGTLTALHARPGHQVEVGALLAVVQEEPA
- a CDS encoding TetR/AcrR family transcriptional regulator yields the protein MGVVTSPKQDRSRATRQRLLAAAVACLAEHGWAGSTVSVVAERAGVSRGAAQHHFPTREDLFTAAVEYVAEERSTALRALAPEGRAQAVEALVDLYTGDLFRAALHLWVAAGDEPQLGARVTELEARVGRETHRIAVDLLDADESRPGVRELVQGFLDMARGLGLANLLTDDTARRRKVVAQWSRVLDTALGRP
- a CDS encoding acyl-CoA dehydrogenase family protein, with translation MTTTATLIESEELRDLRAAVAALGAKHGPDADPAAVWAEAGKLGHLGVNLPEEYGGGGGGITELALVLEEMGAAGCPQLMMIVSPAICGTVIARFGTEEQKRRWLPGLADASLTMAFGITEPDAGSNSHRITTTARRDGDEWVLNGRKVFVSGVDIADATLIVGRTEDARTGRLKPCLFIVDRDAPGFGRRHIEMEIDAAEKQFELTLDDVRLPADRLVGDEDAGLLQLFAGLNPERVMTAAFALGMGRHALAKAVAYAKERTVWKAPIGSHQAIAHPLAQAHIELELAKLMMQRAAALYDAGDDFGAGEAANMAKYAAGEACVRAVDQAVHTLGGNGLTREYGLARLITGARVARIAPVSREMILNFVSHSSLGLPKSY